In Ooceraea biroi isolate clonal line C1 chromosome 13, Obir_v5.4, whole genome shotgun sequence, a genomic segment contains:
- the LOC113563282 gene encoding uncharacterized protein LOC113563282 — MSSCPQPALARPAWGDIIHVLGPRGGPFAVVEKQDVAARSPAVQRGDGSQLRPAEIIPVRGEGSRIWDQQGRDYLDLACGIAVTGLGHCHPLLVKAIAEQSQKLWHISNVMTNEPALKLAKRLTELTFAERVFLCNSGSEANERSNWRGRWQQPRAPGRRRDHLVSTTAICHAPNAHGHCDSKCIRH; from the coding sequence ATGTCCTCATGCCCGCAGCCTGCCCTGGCAAGGCCGGCGTGGGGGGATATAATTCACGTCCTGGGTCCGCGAGGCGGACCTTTTGCCGTTGTGGAGAAGCAAGATGTCGCAGCTCGATCGCCAGCTGTTCAACGAGGTGATGGTTCCCAACTACGCCCCGCGGAGATCATCCCCGTGCGCGGCGAAGGCTCGCGCATCTGGGATCAGCAGGGCCGCGACTACCTGGACCTGGCCTGCGGCATTGCCGTGACCGGCCTGGGCCACTGCCATCCGCTGCTGGTCAAGGCCATTGCCGAGCAGTCGCAGAAGCTCTGGCACATCTCCAACGTCATGACCAACGAGCCGGCGCTGAAGTTGGCGAAGCGGCTCACCGAGCTGACCTTCGCCGAGCGCGTGTTTCTCTGCAACAGCGGTTCCGAGGCCAACGAGCGCTCAAACTGGCGCGGGCGCTGGCAACAACCACGAGCCCCGGGAAGAAGACGAGATCATCTCGTTTCTACAACGGCTATTTGCCATGCCCCAAACGCGCACGGACACTGCGACTCAAAGTGCATTCGTCACTGA